A window from Candidatus Methanoperedens sp. encodes these proteins:
- a CDS encoding IPT/TIG domain-containing protein gives MKNKNMKKYRILRQSVRISIIFCSILLSINAASAVDKTYNWDDKTGVSIAGFATNWSSCSPQDGYRVTSLKSSASSCTNGILSRSNAGDLFLAINTTAYGSNTNLVGKGGNYFYLSSNKSSYTAIFRFDVGYAQAGTFTSLGNVTKSVTSSTGQKIGVDLKTIKGTAPAGSYPALKVSVTTSNGGKVSLGTNGGASGTNSGRFTVTETVAPATPTPTPTPTSTPTPTPTSTPAPTPTPTPTATPTPTPTSTPTPTPTSTPTPTPTSTPTPTPTPTPTATPTPTPTSTPTPTPTSTPTPTPTPPPGPTLTPTHPAPPVNQNIGFPDTIMQNLSVTTCRGCHPSAPDIHHFMVGKANTKLGCLDCHPWQASTQTVYIERNCHGCHNGAPVAPNTVNLSAIRGSPGRPHHNTIKNSSSNLAFPAAYLAADRQCNRCHGSGFVANYNDNHYVPSYNVSMVTPFASFKINATVGGGRNWGGCLACHDADPTANPQIYNSDTTHHTVRFWVGYQCNNCHVSSGFRAEPVPDYNPEPSAERYEVWLNQSYPSYTSMFQWDTSKPHFEFRNSTMINAGDTLNGTGCEKCHSVQTIHNIEANAPGLTVQQTIDQGIAGYGHIGNNSDCAGCHQGWFTSADNPFPGPKAMSLASIAPGTLTAGVDTDVTLTGSNFVEAPYTTTILVDGVAATQKSLTDTQIVVTVNLAVGGHSVQVEKGGVTSTLTSVLALAPGTITSAKLTAGVLTIDGTGLGADQQMIAITKADGRIIPSDGITSSTDTQIVAVSAQAAVGDTVTVITPTGDNSALVTN, from the coding sequence ATGAAAAACAAAAATATGAAAAAATACAGAATATTGAGACAAAGTGTAAGAATCTCGATTATATTTTGCTCAATATTATTGTCTATTAATGCAGCAAGTGCTGTAGATAAAACGTACAACTGGGATGATAAAACTGGAGTTTCTATAGCAGGTTTTGCTACCAACTGGAGCAGTTGCAGTCCTCAAGATGGATACAGGGTAACCAGTCTTAAAAGTTCAGCATCATCCTGTACCAACGGCATATTGAGCAGATCAAATGCAGGCGATTTGTTCCTGGCGATTAATACAACAGCATATGGTTCTAATACCAATTTAGTAGGCAAAGGCGGAAACTATTTTTATTTATCAAGTAATAAATCCAGCTATACTGCGATATTTCGTTTTGATGTGGGGTATGCTCAAGCAGGCACTTTTACATCATTGGGAAATGTGACCAAGAGTGTAACTTCTTCTACTGGTCAAAAAATTGGCGTAGATTTGAAAACCATAAAAGGCACTGCACCTGCAGGTTCATATCCAGCACTAAAAGTCTCAGTCACCACTTCAAATGGAGGAAAAGTGAGTCTGGGAACAAATGGTGGAGCTAGTGGTACAAACAGCGGTCGTTTCACGGTTACAGAAACTGTTGCACCGGCTACCCCAACTCCAACACCAACTCCAACTTCAACACCTACTCCAACACCGACTTCAACACCTGCTCCAACACCGACTCCAACTCCAACTGCAACACCGACTCCAACTCCGACTTCAACACCCACCCCAACACCAACTTCAACACCCACCCCAACACCGACTTCAACACCTACTCCAACACCTACTCCAACTCCAACTGCAACACCTACTCCAACTCCGACTTCAACACCCACCCCAACACCAACTTCAACACCTACTCCAACTCCGACTCCACCTCCGGGTCCTACCCTAACTCCAACTCACCCGGCACCGCCGGTAAATCAAAACATTGGTTTCCCAGATACAATAATGCAAAATCTGTCAGTGACCACTTGCAGAGGTTGCCATCCATCGGCTCCTGATATCCACCACTTCATGGTAGGAAAAGCAAACACAAAACTGGGTTGCTTGGATTGTCATCCATGGCAAGCTAGTACTCAAACGGTATATATAGAAAGGAATTGTCATGGTTGCCACAATGGAGCACCTGTCGCGCCTAACACAGTAAACCTGTCAGCAATTCGAGGATCCCCTGGCAGACCGCATCACAATACGATAAAGAATTCATCGTCAAATCTAGCGTTTCCAGCTGCTTATTTGGCTGCAGATAGACAGTGCAATAGATGTCACGGTTCTGGTTTTGTAGCCAATTACAACGATAATCATTACGTACCATCCTACAATGTATCCATGGTAACTCCATTTGCCAGTTTCAAGATAAATGCCACAGTTGGAGGCGGAAGAAATTGGGGCGGATGTTTAGCTTGCCATGATGCCGATCCAACGGCAAACCCACAAATCTATAACAGCGATACTACTCACCATACCGTGAGATTCTGGGTAGGTTACCAGTGCAACAATTGTCATGTATCATCTGGGTTTAGAGCAGAACCAGTTCCAGACTATAATCCAGAGCCAAGTGCGGAGAGGTATGAAGTATGGTTGAATCAATCATATCCATCGTACACCTCAATGTTCCAATGGGATACCTCCAAGCCACATTTTGAATTCAGAAATTCAACAATGATTAATGCGGGCGATACACTCAACGGTACTGGATGTGAAAAGTGTCACTCTGTACAGACCATACACAATATTGAGGCTAATGCTCCTGGTTTAACTGTTCAACAAACCATTGACCAAGGAATTGCTGGATACGGCCATATAGGAAATAACTCAGACTGCGCTGGGTGCCATCAGGGCTGGTTTACCAGCGCTGATAATCCATTCCCAGGTCCAAAAGCTATGAGTTTGGCGAGTATAGCTCCAGGCACGTTGACTGCTGGTGTAGACACAGATGTAACCCTCACAGGCAGCAACTTTGTAGAAGCTCCATACACGACGACGATATTAGTAGATGGAGTAGCTGCAACACAGAAGTCTCTGACAGATACACAGATAGTAGTGACTGTGAACCTGGCCGTAGGCGGCCATAGTGTCCAGGTCGAAAAAGGTGGCGTGACAAGCACACTGACCTCAGTGTTAGCTTTAGCACCAGGTACAATTACTTCAGCGAAATTAACAGCTGGAGTATTGACCATTGATGGTACAGGACTTGGAGCTGATCAGCAGATGATTGCCATTACCAAGGCTGATGGAAGAATCATACCGTCTGATGGTATCACCAGCTCTACCGATACGCAGATAGTAGCGGTAAGTGCGCAAGCGGCAGTCGGCGACACGGTAACTGTGATAACACCAACCGGTGACAATTCTGCACTGGTCACGAATTGA